A genome region from Drosophila simulans strain w501 chromosome 2R, Prin_Dsim_3.1, whole genome shotgun sequence includes the following:
- the LOC123327061 gene encoding uncharacterized protein LOC123327061 gives MTTRERFWDVENCPGPIVQATKEELDCEAHFVKNYTRLPAGDYSVRLPLKLHLDSLGDSYPQALRRFLSLERKLTKHPGLRVKYAAFMKEYRDLGHMSPVPASEVSSCRYFLPHHCVMKEDSTTTKLRVVFDGSAATSTGYSLNDVLMAGPVIQPKLFHILIRFRSHPVAVTGDICKMYRCVKVSQEDSYLQCIVWRDSPIDDLQVYKLDTVTYGTKPASFLSVRAMQQLSIDEQASFPMGSEILRRDFYVDDLISGSGTVKDAISIMQQTAGILAKGKLKLRKWCSNIPLVLEGVPAEDKESFMKFEDGSDFTKTLGLAWDPASDQLLFSFSAFQSPLRPCRRSVLSAIAKFYDPLGLVGPVITRCKIFLQQLCKEKLSWDESLPETHNTKWLDISQSLILRCMGFVMQALMPMEPAFMWFLKGIKVLAICFARSRA, from the exons atgaccacgcgggag CGCTTTTGGGATGTAGAAAATTGTCCCGGCCCAATAGTTCAAGCCACTAAAGAGGAGCTAGATTGCGAGGCCCACTTTGTTAAAAATTACACCAGACTGCCAGCTGGCGATTACTCGGTACGGTTGCCGCTAAAACTCCATTTGGACTCTTTAGGAGATTCCTATCCTCAGGCATTGCGGAGATTCTTGTCGCTGGAAAGGAAACTTACAAAGCACCCTGGCTTGAGGGTTAAATATGCGGCGTTCATGAAGGAATATCGTGATCTGGGACATATGTCGCCTGTGCCTGCCTCCGAGGTCAGTTCGTGTCGATATTTTTTGCCACATCATTGCGTTATGAAGGAGGATAGCACTACCACCAAGCTTCGCGTTGTCTTTGACGGATcagctgccacttccactggtTACTCGCTTAACGATGTGTTAATGGCTGGCCCGGTCATCCAGCCCAAGCTATTTCACATCCTAATTCGATTTCGCTCACACCCAGTTGCCGTTACAGGAGACATATGTAAAATGTACCGCTGTGTAAAGGTCTCGCAAGAAGATAGCTATTTGCAGTGCATTGTATGGAGGGACTCCCCGATCGATGACCTTCAAGTATACAAACTCGACACAGTTACCTACGGCACCAAACCAGCCTCCTTCTTGTCCGTAAGGGCTATGCAGCAGTTGTCAATCGATGAGCAGGCATCGTTTCCCATGGGATCAGAAATCCTTCGTCGTGATTTCTACGTGGATGATCTTATCTCCGGCTCAGGCACGGTAAAGGATGCTATCAGCATAATGCAGCAGACGGCTGGCATTCTTGCGAAGGGCAAGCTCAAGCTAAGGAAATGGTGCTCTAACATTCCGCTTGTGCTGGAGGGTGTGCCCGCCGAGGACAAGGAATCATTCATGAAGTTTGAAGATGGTAGCGATTTCACCAAAACTTTAGGTCTCGCTTGGGATCCCGCCTCCGACCAGCTATTGTTTTCGTTCTCTGCCTTTCAGTCGCCACTGAGACCCTGCAGGCGCTCTGTTTTGTCTGCGATTGCTAAATTTTACGATCCTCTCGGCCTGGTCGGTCCGGTAATTACAAGGTGTAAAATCTTTTTGCAGCAGCTCTGCAAGGAAAAGCTGTCCTGGGATGAAAGCCTCCCGGAAACTCATAACACGAAATGGCTTGATATAT CGCAGAGTCTGATCTTGAGGTGCATGGGTTTTGTGATGCAAGCATTGATGCCTATGGAGCCTGCGTTTATGTGGTTTCTAAAGGGAATCAAAGTTTTAGCCATTTGCTTTGCTCGAAGTCGCGCATAG